One Microbacterium sp. W4I20 DNA window includes the following coding sequences:
- the rpmC gene encoding 50S ribosomal protein L29 translates to MAIGTKELAPAELDTFEDQRLVEELRKAKEELFNLRFQSATGQLESHGRIRAVKRDIARLYTVIRERELGIRATPAPVEAPAKKATKSKAKKADAADDAVKEEAE, encoded by the coding sequence ATGGCGATCGGCACCAAGGAGCTCGCTCCGGCAGAGCTCGACACGTTCGAAGACCAGCGCCTCGTTGAGGAGCTGCGCAAGGCCAAGGAGGAGCTGTTCAACCTCCGTTTCCAGTCGGCCACCGGCCAGCTGGAGAGCCACGGCCGCATCCGCGCCGTCAAGCGCGACATCGCGCGCCTCTACACCGTGATCCGCGAACGCGAGCTGGGCATCCGTGCGACGCCCGCTCCCGTCGAGGCTCCGGCCAAGAAGGCGACCAAGTCGAAGGCGAAGAAAGCGGATGCCGCTGACGACGCCGTGAAGGAAGAGGCTGAGTGA
- the rplN gene encoding 50S ribosomal protein L14, whose amino-acid sequence MIQQESRLKVADNTGAKELLTIRVLGGSKRRYAGLGDTIVATVKDAIPGGNVKKGDVVKAVIVRTKKETRRPDGSYIKFDENAAVILKTDGEPRGTRIFGPVGRELRDKKFMKIVSLAPEVI is encoded by the coding sequence GTGATTCAGCAGGAGTCCCGCCTCAAGGTCGCCGACAACACCGGCGCCAAGGAGCTGCTCACCATCCGTGTTCTCGGCGGTTCCAAGCGCCGTTACGCGGGTCTGGGCGACACCATCGTCGCGACCGTCAAGGACGCGATCCCGGGCGGCAACGTCAAGAAGGGCGACGTCGTCAAGGCGGTCATCGTCCGCACCAAGAAGGAGACGCGCCGTCCCGACGGCTCGTACATCAAGTTCGACGAGAACGCCGCCGTCATCCTGAAGACCGACGGGGAGCCCCGCGGCACCCGTATCTTCGGACCGGTCGGTCGTGAGCTTCGCGACAAGAAGTTCATGAAGATCGTCTCGCTCGCGCCGGAGGTTATTTAG
- the rplX gene encoding 50S ribosomal protein L24 — protein MAKIKKGDLVQVITGATQERGGDRGKQGKVLEVLAEKNRVIVEGVNYVTKHTRVGQTQRGTKTGGLETVEASIHISNVAVVDPSTKKPTKVGHRVEEQTKDGVKRTVRVRFAKKSGKDL, from the coding sequence ATGGCGAAGATCAAGAAGGGTGACCTGGTTCAGGTCATCACCGGAGCCACGCAGGAGCGTGGCGGCGATCGCGGCAAGCAGGGCAAGGTCCTCGAGGTCCTCGCCGAGAAGAACCGCGTCATCGTCGAAGGCGTGAACTACGTCACCAAGCACACCCGCGTCGGCCAGACGCAGCGTGGCACGAAGACCGGTGGCCTCGAGACCGTCGAGGCCTCCATCCACATCTCGAACGTCGCAGTCGTCGACCCCTCGACCAAGAAGCCGACCAAGGTCGGCCACCGGGTCGAGGAGCAGACCAAGGACGGCGTCAAGCGCACCGTCCGCGTGCGCTTCGCGAAGAAGAGCGGTAAGGACCTCTGA
- the rplE gene encoding 50S ribosomal protein L5, protein MSTDTAAPAGKIQPRLKQKYNTDIKKALQEEFGYSNVMQIPGLVKVVVNTGVGEAARDSKVIDGAVDDLTKITGQKPIVTKARKSIAQFKLREGQAIGAHVTLRGDRAWEFVDRLVSLALPRIRDFRGLSPKQFDGNGNYTFGLQEQSVFHEIDQDKIDRVRGFDITVVTTAKTDDEGRALLRHLGFPFRADDAQA, encoded by the coding sequence ATGAGCACCGACACTGCCGCGCCGGCTGGCAAGATCCAGCCGCGCCTGAAGCAGAAGTACAACACCGACATCAAGAAGGCACTGCAGGAAGAGTTCGGCTACTCGAACGTCATGCAGATCCCCGGCTTGGTCAAGGTCGTCGTGAACACCGGTGTCGGTGAAGCGGCACGTGACAGCAAGGTGATCGATGGTGCGGTCGACGACCTCACCAAGATCACCGGCCAGAAGCCGATCGTGACGAAGGCCCGCAAGTCCATCGCGCAGTTCAAGCTGCGCGAGGGCCAGGCCATCGGCGCGCACGTCACCCTCCGTGGTGACCGCGCGTGGGAGTTCGTGGACCGCCTGGTCTCGCTCGCCCTGCCGCGCATCCGCGACTTCCGCGGCCTGTCGCCGAAGCAGTTCGACGGCAACGGCAACTACACCTTCGGTCTCCAGGAGCAGAGCGTGTTCCACGAGATCGATCAGGACAAGATCGACCGCGTTCGCGGTTTCGACATCACTGTCGTCACCACCGCGAAGACGGATGACGAGGGTCGGGCACTGCTCCGCCACCTCGGCTTCCCGTTCCGCGCGGACGACGCACAGGCGTAA
- the rpsH gene encoding 30S ribosomal protein S8 has translation MTMTDPVADLLTRLRNANSAHHDSVTLPSSKLKTHIAEILQQEGYIAGWETSDARVGKNLTLSLKYGPNRERSIAGIKRVSKPGLRVYAKSTELPKVLGGLGVAILSTSSGLLTDRQAEQKGVGGEVLAYVW, from the coding sequence ATGACAATGACAGACCCGGTCGCAGATCTGCTGACCCGTCTGCGCAACGCGAACTCGGCGCACCACGATTCCGTGACCCTGCCGTCGAGCAAGCTCAAGACGCACATCGCCGAGATCCTCCAGCAGGAGGGCTACATCGCCGGCTGGGAGACCTCCGACGCACGCGTCGGGAAGAACCTCACGCTTTCGCTGAAGTACGGCCCGAACCGCGAGCGCTCGATCGCAGGCATCAAGCGTGTCTCGAAGCCCGGCCTCCGCGTCTACGCGAAGTCCACGGAGCTCCCCAAGGTGCTCGGCGGTCTCGGCGTGGCCATCCTGTCCACTTCCTCCGGTCTTCTCACCGACCGTCAGGCTGAGCAGAAGGGCGTGGGCGGAGAAGTTCTCGCCTACGTGTGGTAA
- the rplF gene encoding 50S ribosomal protein L6, whose amino-acid sequence MSRIGRLPIDVPAGVTVSVDGREVAVKGPKGELTLTVAEPIEVAVEENQVLVSRPDDERESRSLHGLTRTLINNNIIGVTQGYTKGLEVVGTGYRVAQKGSSVEFALGFSHPVLIDPPAGITLTVEGTNKLTVSGIDKQAVGEAAANIRKIRKPEPYKGKGVRYAGENVRRKAGKSGK is encoded by the coding sequence ATGTCGCGTATTGGACGACTTCCCATCGACGTGCCTGCGGGCGTCACCGTTTCGGTCGACGGCCGCGAGGTCGCGGTGAAGGGCCCCAAGGGTGAACTCACCCTCACGGTGGCCGAGCCCATCGAGGTCGCGGTCGAGGAGAACCAGGTTCTGGTCTCTCGTCCCGACGACGAGCGCGAGTCGCGGTCGCTTCACGGCCTGACCCGCACGCTCATCAACAACAACATCATCGGCGTGACCCAGGGGTACACCAAGGGTCTCGAGGTCGTCGGAACCGGTTACCGCGTCGCGCAGAAGGGGAGCTCGGTCGAGTTCGCCCTCGGCTTCTCGCACCCGGTCCTGATCGACCCGCCCGCCGGCATCACGCTTACGGTCGAGGGCACCAACAAGCTCACCGTCAGCGGGATCGACAAGCAGGCTGTCGGCGAGGCAGCTGCCAACATCCGCAAGATCCGCAAGCCCGAGCCGTACAAGGGCAAGGGTGTGCGCTACGCCGGCGAGAACGTGCGTCGCAAGGCCGGAAAGAGTGGTAAGTAA
- the rplR gene encoding 50S ribosomal protein L18 yields MALKSKSDARARRHARLRKKVVGTEVRPRLVVNRSARHVFVQLVDDSKGHTVASASTLETDLRSLEGDKTAKARKVGELLAERAKAAGVSEAVFDRGGNRYAGRVAAIADGAREGGLAL; encoded by the coding sequence ATGGCTCTCAAGTCAAAGTCTGACGCCCGCGCGCGTCGTCACGCCCGCCTTCGCAAGAAGGTCGTCGGCACCGAGGTGCGTCCGCGCCTCGTCGTCAACCGTTCGGCCCGCCACGTCTTCGTGCAGCTGGTCGACGACAGCAAGGGTCACACCGTCGCGTCGGCTTCGACGCTCGAGACCGACCTGCGCTCGCTCGAGGGTGACAAGACCGCCAAGGCACGCAAGGTCGGCGAGCTCCTCGCCGAGCGCGCGAAGGCCGCAGGCGTTTCCGAGGCAGTGTTCGACCGTGGCGGCAACCGCTACGCCGGTCGTGTCGCCGCCATCGCCGACGGCGCCCGCGAAGGGGGTCTGGCACTGTGA
- the rpsE gene encoding 30S ribosomal protein S5 — protein MSDNKENEVTDTAAAAPETAPVVSETAAGTTQAEPAREGRRGGGRDRNQGGGRDRNSRDRGDNQFLERVVTINRVSKVVKGGRRFSFTALVVVGDGNGLVGVGYGKAREVPLAISKGVEEAKRNFFRVPRVGSTIPHPVQGEAAAGVVLLRPAAAGTGVIAGGPVRAVLECAGIHDVLSKSLGSSNTINIVHATVAALKQLEEPRAVAARRGLEFDQVAPARLVRAEADAIAAQKVGA, from the coding sequence GTGAGTGACAACAAGGAGAACGAAGTGACCGATACGGCTGCTGCCGCTCCCGAGACGGCTCCTGTCGTCTCCGAGACGGCCGCCGGTACGACCCAGGCCGAGCCGGCTCGCGAGGGCCGCCGCGGCGGCGGTCGCGATCGCAACCAGGGTGGCGGCCGTGACCGCAACTCGCGTGACCGTGGCGACAACCAGTTCCTGGAGCGCGTCGTCACCATCAACCGCGTCTCGAAGGTCGTCAAGGGTGGTCGTCGCTTCAGCTTCACCGCTCTCGTGGTCGTCGGTGACGGCAACGGTCTGGTGGGCGTCGGCTACGGCAAGGCCCGTGAGGTCCCTCTGGCGATCTCGAAGGGTGTCGAAGAGGCCAAGCGCAACTTCTTCCGCGTCCCGCGCGTCGGCAGCACCATCCCGCACCCCGTGCAGGGTGAGGCAGCCGCCGGTGTCGTGCTGCTGCGTCCGGCTGCCGCCGGTACCGGTGTCATCGCCGGTGGTCCCGTCCGCGCCGTGCTCGAGTGCGCCGGCATCCACGACGTGCTGTCGAAGTCGCTCGGCTCGTCGAACACGATCAACATCGTGCACGCGACCGTCGCTGCCCTGAAGCAGCTCGAGGAGCCCCGTGCGGTCGCCGCACGTCGTGGCCTCGAGTTCGACCAGGTTGCTCCGGCGCGTCTCGTCCGTGCGGAGGCCGACGCCATCGCCGCACAGAAGGTAGGTGCCTGA
- the rpmD gene encoding 50S ribosomal protein L30: MASRLKVTQIKSKVSEKQNQRDTLRSLGLKRIGDSTVRPDDAQNRGYVKTVAHLVKVEEID; the protein is encoded by the coding sequence ATGGCTTCGCGCCTCAAGGTCACGCAGATCAAGTCCAAGGTGAGCGAGAAGCAGAACCAGCGTGACACGCTGCGCAGCCTCGGTCTGAAGCGCATCGGTGACAGCACCGTGCGCCCCGACGACGCGCAGAATCGCGGGTACGTCAAGACCGTCGCACACCTCGTCAAGGTTGAGGAGATCGACTAA
- the rplO gene encoding 50S ribosomal protein L15 — protein MAEKNDAVEAEKKAPKKAAAPKAAAEKKPAEKKPAAKKAPAKTAAADAKADAPAKKPAAKKDAPKKDAPASRPGVLKVHHLRPVPGSNTAKTRVGRGEGSKGKTAGRGTKGTKARNTVRVGFEGGQMPLHMRTPKLRGFKNPFRVEYQVVNLEKLAELYPKGGDVTVTDLVAKGAVRKNEKVKVLGNGDIAVKLTVAVDKVSGSAEQKIVAAGGSVK, from the coding sequence ATGGCTGAGAAGAACGACGCCGTCGAGGCCGAGAAGAAGGCCCCGAAGAAGGCTGCTGCTCCCAAGGCTGCCGCCGAGAAGAAGCCGGCTGAGAAGAAGCCCGCCGCGAAGAAGGCGCCGGCCAAGACCGCCGCTGCCGACGCCAAGGCCGACGCTCCTGCCAAGAAGCCCGCCGCCAAGAAGGATGCGCCGAAGAAGGATGCTCCGGCATCCCGCCCCGGCGTCCTGAAGGTGCACCACCTGCGTCCGGTCCCCGGATCCAACACCGCCAAGACTCGCGTCGGCCGTGGTGAGGGTTCCAAGGGTAAGACCGCTGGTCGTGGAACCAAGGGCACAAAGGCTCGCAACACCGTTCGCGTCGGTTTCGAGGGTGGGCAGATGCCTCTGCACATGCGCACCCCGAAGCTGCGCGGGTTCAAGAACCCGTTCCGCGTCGAGTACCAGGTCGTGAACCTGGAGAAGCTCGCCGAGCTGTACCCGAAGGGCGGAGACGTCACCGTCACCGACCTGGTCGCCAAGGGTGCCGTTCGCAAGAACGAGAAGGTCAAGGTTCTCGGAAACGGCGACATCGCCGTCAAGCTCACCGTCGCGGTCGACAAGGTCTCGGGTTCCGCCGAGCAGAAGATCGTGGCTGCGGGCGGTTCCGTCAAGTAA
- the secY gene encoding preprotein translocase subunit SecY has translation MFSAIARIFRTPDLRRKIGFTLAIVAIYRLGSNVPAPFVNFPNVEECLAANNGADGLLGLVNLFSGGALLQLSIFALGVMPYITATIITQLLRVVIPHFEALHKEGQAGQARLTQYTRYLTIALALLQSTTLVTVARSGQLFGSTDLAACQQLLTNDVWWAQLLIIMAMTAGTGLIMWFAELVTERGIGNGMSLLIFTSIAATFPGAMGLIWQTKGFEVFLLVLAVGIIVMGLVVFVEQSQRRIPVQYAKRMVGRRTYGGTNTYIPIKVNMAGVIPVIFASSLLYIPALIAQFNTPQDGSVPAPWVTWISANFTTGNHPVYMAAYFLLIIGFTYFYVAITFNPVEVADNMKKYGGFIPGIRAGRPTAEYLDYVLTRITLPGSLYLGLIALIPLIALATVGANQNFPFGGASILIIVGVGLETVKQIDAQLQQRHYEGLLR, from the coding sequence TTGTTCAGCGCCATCGCGCGGATCTTCCGCACGCCCGACCTGCGTCGGAAGATCGGTTTCACTCTCGCCATCGTCGCGATCTACCGACTCGGGTCCAACGTCCCCGCACCGTTCGTGAACTTCCCGAACGTCGAAGAGTGTCTGGCGGCCAACAACGGCGCCGACGGCCTCCTCGGGCTCGTCAACCTCTTCTCCGGTGGCGCGCTCCTCCAGCTCTCGATCTTCGCGCTCGGAGTGATGCCGTACATCACCGCGACGATCATCACGCAGCTGCTGCGTGTGGTCATCCCGCACTTCGAGGCACTGCACAAGGAGGGCCAGGCCGGTCAGGCGCGGCTCACCCAGTACACGCGGTACCTCACCATCGCGCTCGCTCTGCTCCAGTCGACCACGCTCGTCACGGTCGCGCGCAGCGGTCAGCTCTTCGGCTCGACCGATCTCGCCGCCTGCCAGCAGCTGCTGACCAACGACGTCTGGTGGGCGCAGCTGCTCATCATCATGGCGATGACCGCCGGCACCGGCCTGATCATGTGGTTCGCCGAGCTCGTCACCGAGCGCGGCATCGGCAACGGCATGTCGCTCCTGATCTTCACGTCGATCGCCGCCACCTTCCCCGGCGCCATGGGTCTCATCTGGCAGACCAAGGGCTTCGAGGTGTTCCTCCTGGTACTCGCGGTCGGCATCATCGTGATGGGTCTCGTCGTCTTCGTCGAGCAATCGCAGCGCCGTATCCCCGTGCAGTACGCCAAGCGCATGGTCGGACGCCGCACCTACGGCGGCACCAACACCTACATCCCGATCAAGGTGAACATGGCGGGTGTGATCCCCGTGATCTTCGCCTCGTCGCTGCTCTACATCCCGGCGCTGATCGCGCAGTTCAACACGCCTCAGGACGGCTCCGTGCCGGCACCCTGGGTGACGTGGATCAGCGCGAACTTCACGACCGGCAACCACCCCGTGTACATGGCGGCGTACTTCCTGCTGATCATCGGGTTCACCTACTTCTACGTCGCGATCACGTTCAACCCGGTCGAGGTCGCCGACAACATGAAGAAGTACGGCGGCTTCATCCCCGGCATCCGCGCAGGACGCCCGACGGCCGAGTACCTCGACTACGTCCTCACCCGCATCACGCTTCCCGGCTCGCTGTACCTCGGCCTGATCGCGCTCATCCCGCTGATCGCCCTGGCCACCGTCGGCGCCAACCAGAACTTCCCGTTCGGTGGCGCATCGATCCTGATCATCGTGGGCGTCGGCCTCGAGACGGTCAAGCAGATCGATGCACAGCTGCAGCAGCGTCACTACGAAGGGCTCCTCCGGTGA
- a CDS encoding adenylate kinase, giving the protein MTSSARLLIVGPQGSGKGTQGVRIAETYGIPVVSTGDMFRANIKEGTPLGQQVTAILDSGDLVPDELTSEIVRDRLAQADAANGFLLDGYPRNVAQVAHLEEFLAGRGESLDAVIVLDVPRDESMSRLALRASEQGRSDDTIEAIAHRLDIYEHETAPIIEVYGAKGIVDRIDGVGSLDQITERISAALAARGLRLAA; this is encoded by the coding sequence GTGACCTCATCCGCACGTCTTCTCATCGTCGGCCCGCAGGGCTCGGGCAAGGGCACGCAGGGCGTGCGCATCGCCGAGACCTACGGCATCCCGGTCGTCTCGACCGGAGACATGTTCCGCGCGAACATCAAGGAGGGGACGCCGCTCGGCCAGCAGGTCACGGCCATCCTCGACTCGGGTGATCTCGTGCCGGATGAGCTGACGAGCGAGATCGTGCGCGATCGCCTGGCTCAGGCGGATGCCGCGAACGGTTTCCTGCTCGACGGGTACCCGCGCAACGTCGCCCAGGTGGCGCACCTCGAGGAGTTCCTGGCGGGCCGGGGCGAGTCGCTCGACGCGGTCATCGTGCTCGACGTGCCGCGTGACGAGAGCATGTCGCGCCTCGCGCTGCGTGCTTCCGAGCAGGGGCGATCGGATGACACCATCGAGGCCATCGCGCACCGTCTCGACATCTACGAGCACGAGACGGCCCCGATCATCGAGGTCTACGGCGCTAAGGGCATCGTCGACCGCATCGACGGCGTGGGCTCGCTGGATCAGATCACCGAGCGCATCTCGGCGGCCCTGGCCGCTCGCGGCCTGCGCCTCGCGGCCTGA
- the map gene encoding type I methionyl aminopeptidase has product MFRRSIYKTPAQLKAMVEPGLITAAALDAVRPLIRPGITTLQLDEAANRAIVERGAESNFQLVRGYHHTICVSVNEQVVHGIPGERVLQAGDIVSVDCGAQFQGWNGDSAISVVVPDPERPQLVAQREELSRVTEGSMWAGIAAMASASYIDEIGAAIQGYIESQGLSAVSGEPYGILREYVGHGIGRKMHEAPSVFNYRTPDRGEEIKPGLVLAIEPMVTAGGEATYVEDDDWTVTTVDGTDGSHWEHSVARHDGGIWVLTAPDGGKAGLAPFGVEPREIGK; this is encoded by the coding sequence ATGTTCCGCCGGTCGATCTACAAGACCCCGGCTCAGCTGAAGGCCATGGTCGAGCCCGGGCTCATCACGGCGGCGGCGCTCGACGCCGTGCGCCCGCTGATCCGTCCGGGAATCACGACGCTCCAACTCGATGAGGCCGCGAATCGCGCGATCGTCGAGCGCGGGGCGGAGTCGAACTTCCAGCTCGTGCGCGGCTACCACCACACCATCTGCGTGTCGGTGAACGAGCAGGTCGTCCACGGGATCCCGGGGGAGCGGGTGCTGCAGGCCGGCGACATCGTCTCGGTCGACTGCGGCGCACAGTTCCAGGGATGGAACGGCGACAGCGCCATCAGCGTGGTCGTACCCGACCCGGAGCGCCCGCAGCTCGTCGCACAGCGCGAGGAGCTGTCGCGGGTGACCGAGGGGTCGATGTGGGCCGGGATCGCCGCGATGGCGTCGGCGTCGTACATCGACGAGATCGGCGCCGCGATCCAGGGCTACATCGAATCTCAGGGGCTGTCCGCGGTGTCGGGGGAGCCGTACGGCATCCTCCGCGAGTACGTCGGCCACGGCATCGGACGCAAGATGCACGAGGCCCCCAGCGTCTTCAACTACCGCACGCCGGACCGGGGCGAAGAGATCAAGCCCGGCCTCGTGCTGGCGATCGAACCCATGGTCACCGCGGGTGGCGAGGCCACCTACGTCGAGGACGACGACTGGACCGTCACCACCGTCGACGGCACTGACGGCTCACATTGGGAACATAGCGTGGCCCGGCATGATGGGGGTATCTGGGTGCTGACTGCGCCCGATGGCGGAAAAGCCGGACTCGCCCCGTTCGGGGTCGAGCCTCGAGAGATCGGAAAGTAA
- a CDS encoding thioredoxin domain-containing protein, translating to MAAAKSNTNWFAIGVSAAVVVILVVLGGLVVFLNNQATSPGATPGSNQTFNSETGAVTVGDGKAEDEVKVFVDFQCPVCKSFEDQYGAALESKAEDGSIVLEYHPIAILDRYSQGTEYSSRSAGAAVCVAESNPELYLDYAKALFANQPAENSSGLTTDELAAMATQVGADDSVECITDETYRKFGAAQAKSNDIRGTPTVEVNGTRLDLQNPADMKTFTDLLG from the coding sequence ATGGCAGCGGCGAAGAGCAACACGAACTGGTTCGCGATCGGGGTATCGGCGGCCGTCGTCGTCATCCTCGTCGTTCTCGGCGGACTCGTGGTGTTCCTCAACAACCAGGCCACGAGCCCTGGTGCGACGCCTGGCAGCAACCAGACCTTCAACTCCGAGACGGGTGCGGTCACCGTCGGTGACGGCAAGGCCGAGGACGAGGTCAAGGTCTTCGTCGACTTCCAGTGCCCCGTCTGCAAGAGCTTCGAGGACCAGTACGGTGCCGCGCTCGAGTCCAAGGCTGAAGACGGCAGCATCGTTCTCGAGTACCACCCGATCGCGATCCTCGACCGCTATTCGCAGGGCACCGAGTACTCGTCTCGTTCCGCGGGCGCCGCTGTGTGCGTCGCCGAGTCGAACCCGGAGCTCTACCTCGACTACGCCAAGGCGCTGTTCGCGAACCAGCCCGCAGAGAACTCTTCCGGTCTCACGACGGACGAGCTCGCGGCAATGGCCACGCAGGTCGGCGCGGATGACTCCGTCGAGTGCATCACCGATGAGACCTACCGGAAGTTCGGCGCCGCGCAGGCGAAGAGCAACGACATCCGCGGTACGCCGACCGTCGAGGTCAACGGCACCCGGCTGGACCTGCAGAACCCCGCCGACATGAAGACGTTCACCGATCTGCTCGGTTGA
- the infA gene encoding translation initiation factor IF-1, with amino-acid sequence MAKKDGVIEIEGVISEALPNAMFRVELSNGHKVLATISGKMRQNYIRIIPEDRVVVELSPYDLTRGRIVYRYR; translated from the coding sequence ATGGCTAAGAAAGACGGTGTCATCGAGATCGAGGGCGTGATCTCCGAGGCTCTGCCCAACGCGATGTTCCGCGTTGAGCTCAGCAACGGACACAAGGTCCTTGCAACGATCTCCGGCAAGATGCGGCAGAACTACATCCGCATCATCCCCGAAGACCGCGTGGTCGTGGAGCTCAGCCCCTACGACCTCACCCGCGGCCGTATCGTCTACCGCTACCGCTGA
- the rpmJ gene encoding 50S ribosomal protein L36 — MKVNPSVKPICDHCKVIRRHGRVMVICKSNPRHKQRQG, encoded by the coding sequence ATGAAGGTCAACCCGAGCGTCAAGCCGATCTGCGATCACTGCAAGGTGATCCGCCGCCACGGCCGCGTCATGGTGATCTGCAAGAGCAACCCGCGTCACAAGCAGCGCCAGGGCTGA
- the rpsM gene encoding 30S ribosomal protein S13, with protein sequence MARLAGVDIPRDKRVVIALTYIYGVGRTRSVEILKATEIDESIRVKDLSDDQLIVLRDYIEGNYKVEGDLRREVAADIRRKVEIGSYEGIRHRRGLPVRGQRTKTNARTRKGPKRTVAGKKKAR encoded by the coding sequence ATGGCACGTCTTGCCGGCGTTGACATCCCGCGCGACAAGCGCGTGGTGATCGCCCTTACCTACATCTACGGCGTCGGCCGTACCCGCTCGGTCGAGATCCTCAAGGCGACCGAGATCGACGAGAGCATCCGCGTGAAGGACCTCAGCGACGACCAGCTGATCGTCCTCCGCGACTACATCGAAGGCAACTACAAGGTGGAGGGTGACCTCCGTCGCGAGGTCGCCGCAGACATCCGCCGCAAGGTCGAGATCGGCTCCTACGAGGGCATCCGCCACCGTCGTGGTCTCCCGGTCCGTGGTCAGCGCACCAAGACCAACGCCCGTACCCGCAAGGGCCCGAAGCGCACCGTCGCCGGCAAGAAGAAGGCCCGCTAA
- the rpsK gene encoding 30S ribosomal protein S11 encodes MAAPKAAARKPRRKEKKNIALGQAHIKSTFNNTIVSITDPSGAVISWASSGGVGFKGSRKSTPYAAGLAAESAARQAQEHGVKKVDVFVKGPGSGRETAIRSLQAAGLEVGSISDVTPQAHNGCRPPKRRRV; translated from the coding sequence ATGGCTGCACCCAAGGCCGCCGCGCGCAAGCCGCGCCGCAAGGAAAAGAAGAACATCGCGCTGGGCCAGGCCCACATCAAGTCGACGTTCAACAACACGATCGTCTCGATCACCGACCCGTCCGGTGCTGTCATCAGCTGGGCATCGTCGGGTGGCGTGGGCTTCAAGGGCTCCCGCAAGTCGACCCCGTACGCCGCAGGTCTTGCTGCCGAGTCTGCTGCGCGTCAGGCGCAGGAGCACGGCGTCAAGAAGGTCGACGTCTTCGTGAAGGGTCCGGGCTCCGGCCGCGAGACCGCGATCCGCTCGCTTCAGGCCGCCGGCCTCGAGGTCGGCTCGATCTCGGACGTCACCCCGCAGGCGCACAACGGCTGCCGCCCGCCGAAGCGTCGCCGCGTCTGA
- a CDS encoding DNA-directed RNA polymerase subunit alpha has translation MLIAQRPTLTEEKIVENRSRFIIEPLEPGFGYTIGNALRRSLLSSIPGAAVTSVRLDGVLHEFSTIPGVKEDVTEIILNIKQLVVSSERDEPITAYLRKTGSGEVTAADISAPAGVEVQNPELVIATLNETAKFELELTIERGRGYVSATQNRNEYAEAGQIPIDSIYSPVLKVSYRVEATRAGERTDFDKLVLDVETKSSISPRDAVASAAKTLTELFGLARELNVEAEGIEIGPAPVEAVNSSELSMPIEDLDLSVRSYNCLKREGINTVSELVALSETQLMNIRNFGQKSVDEVRDKLISLGLSLKDSVPGFDGAHFYGGSEDESF, from the coding sequence GTGCTCATTGCACAGCGTCCCACACTGACCGAGGAAAAGATCGTCGAGAACCGTAGCCGGTTCATCATCGAGCCTCTCGAGCCCGGCTTCGGTTACACGATCGGCAACGCGCTGCGTCGCAGCCTGCTGTCGTCGATCCCCGGTGCCGCAGTCACCAGCGTTCGTCTCGACGGCGTGCTGCACGAGTTCAGCACCATCCCCGGCGTGAAGGAGGATGTCACCGAGATCATCCTCAACATCAAGCAGCTCGTGGTCTCGTCGGAGCGCGACGAGCCCATCACCGCGTACCTGCGCAAGACCGGTTCGGGCGAAGTGACCGCCGCTGACATCTCGGCTCCGGCCGGTGTCGAGGTCCAGAACCCCGAGCTCGTCATCGCGACGCTCAACGAGACCGCCAAGTTCGAGCTCGAGCTCACGATCGAGCGCGGCCGTGGATACGTCTCCGCGACGCAGAACCGCAACGAGTACGCCGAGGCCGGTCAGATCCCGATCGACTCGATCTACTCGCCGGTCCTCAAGGTCAGCTACCGCGTCGAGGCGACTCGTGCCGGTGAGCGCACCGACTTCGACAAGCTCGTCCTGGACGTCGAGACCAAGTCGTCGATCAGCCCGCGCGACGCTGTCGCTTCGGCTGCGAAGACGCTCACCGAGCTGTTCGGTCTCGCCCGCGAGCTGAACGTCGAGGCTGAGGGCATCGAGATCGGTCCGGCACCGGTGGAGGCAGTGAACTCCAGCGAGCTGTCGATGCCGATCGAAGACCTCGACCTCTCGGTCCGGTCGTACAACTGCCTGAAGCGTGAGGGCATCAACACTGTTTCCGAGCTCGTCGCCCTGTCGGAGACGCAGCTCATGAACATCCGCAATTTCGGCCAGAAGTCGGTCGACGAGGTGCGCGACAAGCTCATCTCGCTCGGTCTGTCGCTCAAGGATTCGGTGCCCGGTTTCGACGGCGCCCACTTCTACGGCGGCAGCGAAGACGAGTCCTTCTGA